One genomic region from Mangifera indica cultivar Alphonso chromosome 17, CATAS_Mindica_2.1, whole genome shotgun sequence encodes:
- the LOC123200853 gene encoding uncharacterized protein LOC123200853: MSTPQLRETITYCLPELQSDSDEVRQKVLQTLDSITKVSPQARTLLAQTNGAISALLDLSKSASPIIQTLSLSILFNLSLNPDLKLSLADMGTIQLLNAVIVSPASPESRKLASSLICSLAMLDKNKAKFGVAGTVQLLVQEVSAPNVSAGHHLLSSLSELVQFHGNCTLALRSGAVAILIQFIRNTETEDLAATSLAVLGLLARFDEGLNALRKTEQIVSSMFDVLKGGCMFSKEGAAEILIRLFDESEGCVRDAMRLPESSSVLADLSIRGSPKARERAVQLMKKMMEADLKSYGDGNTMFYQW, from the coding sequence ATGTCGACACCTCAGCTTCGTGAAACCATCACTTATTGTCTCCCCGAACTGCAATCGGATTCCGATGAAGTTAGACAGAAGGTTCTCCAAACCCTGGATTCAATCACCAAAGTCAGTCCCCAAGCCAGGACTTTGCTAGCACAAACAAATGGAGCAATTTCGGCCCTTCTTGACCTCTCAAAATCAGCCTCCCCCATCATTCAAACTCTCTCATTGTCCATTCTTTTCAACCTCTCCCTGAATCCTGACCTTAAGCTCTCTCTGGCAGACATGGGAACAATTCAGCTTCTCAATGCAGTAATCGTTTCCCCGGCTTCCCCGGAATCGAGGAAATTAGCTTCCTCTTTGATTTGCAGCTTGGCAATGCTAGATAAGAATAAGGCAAAGTTTGGGGTAGCTGGCACCGTACAGTTGCTTGTCCAGGAAGTTTCAGCACCAAATGTTTCTGCTGGTCATCATCTCCTCAGTTCCTTGTCTGAACTAGTGCAGTTCCATGGGAATTGCACTCTAGCCCTCCGATCAGGGGCCGTGGCAATACTAATCCAGTTTATTCGAAACACCGAGACAGAGGATCTAGCTGCGACTTCACTTGCCGTTCTGGGTCTTCTTGCGAGGTTCGATGAAGGGCTGAATGCTTTGAGAAAGACAGAGCAGATTGTGAGCTCAATGTTTGATGTGTTGAAAGGGGGGTGCATGTTTAGCAAGGAAGGTGCAGCCGAAATTCTAATTCGTCTGTTTGATGAAAGCGAAGGCTGTGTGAGAGACGCAATGCGGCTGCCGGAATCTTCAAGTGTGCTGGCTGATCTTTCAATCAGGGGATCGCCTAAAGCTCGGGAAAGGGCTGTTCAactgatgaagaagatgatggaagCTGACTTGAAATCATATGGTGATGGAAACACCATGTTTTACCAATGGTAA
- the LOC123200556 gene encoding uncharacterized RNA-binding protein C17H9.04c-like: protein MSRPGDWNCRSCGHLNFQRRDSCRSCGEPRPADYGNFGGRGGSSTFGFSSGPDVRPGDWYCTVATCGAHNFANRSSCFKCGTSKDDSAGLVEGDMPRMSHSFGFASGSSSSRSGWKSGDWICTRSGCNWHNFASRMECFRCNAPRDSGTKFSH from the exons ATGAGCAGGCCAGGAGATTGGAATTGCAGGTCATGCGGCCACTTAAACTTTCAAAGAAGGGACTCATGTCGAAGCTGTGGAGAGCCAAGGCCAGCTGATTATGGAAATTTTGGTGGAAGGGGTGGAAGCTCCACTTTTGGATTCAGTAGTGGCCCTGATGTTCGGCCTGGTGACTGGTACTGCACCGTCGCCACCTGCGGCGCCCACAACTTCGCCAATCGCTCGAGCTGCTTCAAGTGTGGAACTTCCAAGGATGATTCCGCCGGATTGGTTGAGGGGGACATGCCTCGAATGAGCCATAGCTTTGGCTTCGCTAGTGGCAGCAGCTCTAGTCGCTCTGGATGGAAATCCGGCGACTGGATTTGTACCAG GTCTGGTTGCAATTGGCACAACTTTGCAAGTCGCATGGAATGTTTCAGATGCAATGCTCCAAGGGATTCTGGCACCAAGTTTTCGCATTAA